From a single candidate division KSB1 bacterium genomic region:
- a CDS encoding serine/threonine protein kinase: MQKDPMIGKTVSHYKVVDYLGGGGMGVVYKAEDIKLKRTVALKFLPLEFTRNPEAKARFMKEAQAASALDHPRIGTIYEVNETDDGHMYIAMAFYEGETLKDVLRRGTIPLKRVIELVLQVANGLASAHEKEITHRDIKPANIMITEDGFVKIVDFGLAKLGDSTKITKSGMAMGTPAYMSPEQVKGTQVDHRSDIWSLGIILYELLTGKLPFRGDNEMSMLYNIVNEEPAPASQYNPEIPSQIEKIITHSIVKNASERYASINEFIEDLKQVQAGGSELTKADKSTTITLDPDQMRTIVKPAAGSKKPVRKPKAGKGRRVVVAFFFLALLVLGIMNSSKIEALLFKDKTGYLEIISEPAGATILVNTEKQNKSTPALLGPLEEGTYEVSLTVAGFESWSKIVTISENDTILKTARLIPLTPSKPKVGKVEISSTPPGASIFMDSRDTGKKTPAVLANLTVEEHEILLTKDGFEPFEGFVTIFPEQAGAFAATLKKSPAPASDKVEKVKTVRKLVGSLFVESNPSGATIYLNGKPTGKKTPHKFADLKTGSHKIQLALDGYEDEIQNKNIRANVQTKTKIQLTEAAPGFLFVQAFILENGSKRRDASKIDVYIDGDNVGTGWTTYELKSGVHSVKAVKIGFNLQSGEQKVKIPSGKTKNIELIFVKK, encoded by the coding sequence TTATCTCGGCGGAGGAGGAATGGGCGTGGTCTATAAAGCCGAGGACATCAAATTGAAACGGACGGTTGCGCTCAAATTTTTACCTCTTGAATTCACCCGCAATCCCGAAGCCAAAGCCAGGTTTATGAAGGAAGCTCAGGCTGCTTCCGCTCTCGATCATCCGCGCATTGGCACAATCTATGAAGTCAATGAAACGGATGACGGTCACATGTACATCGCCATGGCATTTTATGAAGGCGAGACTCTCAAAGATGTACTTAGGCGCGGTACCATACCACTTAAACGGGTGATTGAGCTGGTGCTGCAAGTTGCAAACGGGCTGGCATCCGCACACGAGAAGGAGATTACTCACCGGGACATCAAACCGGCAAACATCATGATCACCGAAGACGGTTTTGTAAAAATCGTCGACTTCGGGCTGGCAAAATTAGGCGACTCCACCAAAATAACCAAGTCCGGCATGGCCATGGGGACGCCGGCTTACATGTCTCCGGAGCAAGTCAAGGGGACGCAAGTTGACCACAGAAGTGATATCTGGTCCCTGGGTATTATCCTTTATGAATTGTTAACCGGGAAACTGCCCTTCCGGGGTGACAATGAGATGTCCATGCTTTATAATATTGTCAATGAAGAGCCCGCTCCCGCCTCCCAATACAATCCTGAAATACCATCGCAAATTGAAAAAATTATCACTCATTCAATTGTGAAAAATGCTTCGGAAAGATATGCTTCTATAAATGAGTTCATTGAAGATCTAAAGCAGGTTCAAGCAGGTGGAAGCGAGTTAACCAAGGCAGATAAATCCACAACAATTACCCTTGATCCGGACCAGATGAGGACAATTGTCAAACCTGCTGCCGGCAGCAAAAAACCGGTGCGAAAACCAAAGGCCGGAAAAGGCAGAAGGGTTGTGGTTGCGTTTTTCTTCTTAGCTTTGCTTGTACTAGGCATAATGAATTCCTCTAAAATAGAGGCTCTTTTATTTAAAGATAAGACCGGTTACCTGGAAATCATCTCTGAACCAGCCGGAGCGACAATTTTGGTGAACACGGAAAAACAAAACAAGTCTACCCCCGCCCTTTTGGGCCCACTTGAAGAAGGGACTTATGAAGTTTCTCTAACTGTAGCGGGCTTTGAGAGCTGGTCGAAAATCGTCACGATTTCTGAAAATGACACAATTTTAAAAACAGCACGGCTAATACCACTCACACCCAGCAAGCCAAAAGTTGGTAAGGTCGAGATTTCCAGTACCCCGCCAGGCGCGTCTATTTTTATGGACTCACGGGATACCGGCAAGAAGACTCCTGCGGTCTTAGCAAACTTAACAGTCGAAGAACACGAGATTCTCTTAACGAAAGATGGCTTTGAACCATTCGAAGGTTTCGTCACTATTTTTCCTGAACAAGCCGGGGCGTTCGCCGCCACTCTCAAAAAATCACCAGCGCCGGCTTCAGACAAAGTTGAAAAAGTAAAAACAGTCAGGAAATTAGTTGGCAGCTTGTTTGTTGAATCAAACCCAAGCGGCGCAACCATTTATCTGAATGGAAAACCGACCGGCAAAAAAACGCCTCATAAATTTGCTGATTTAAAAACCGGCAGCCACAAAATCCAGTTGGCCCTGGATGGGTATGAAGATGAAATTCAAAATAAAAACATACGAGCTAACGTCCAGACAAAAACAAAAATTCAGTTAACAGAAGCGGCGCCGGGTTTTCTTTTTGTGCAGGCGTTTATACTGGAAAATGGTTCCAAAAGAAGAGATGCCTCAAAAATTGATGTTTATATAGATGGGGACAACGTCGGGACCGGTTGGACAACATACGAACTCAAAAGCGGTGTTCACTCTGTAAAGGCTGTGAAGATCGGCTTCAATTTGCAAAGCGGAGAACAAAAGGTAAAAATCCCAAGTGGGAAAACAAAAAACATAGAATTAATCTTTGTAAAAAAATGA